The segment CGGATGATCGCTACTGGCGTCGTTGAGTACCGATGAAGGTACCGCGGGTTTATTCAGGCCGACACTTGGTCTCTTCGAGATGGTCTCCCTCACTGTAGCTGGAAGTTCCGCCACATTAGGCACTTTTTTAGTTGGCGAGAAAGTTGTAGTGGTAGTAACTGTTGTCGCACTCGTCGTAGTCCTGGGCCTTGGGGTGAGATACGGTCGAACTTTTGGTGTCGACGGCCGTATCGTCGCTCGGGTAGGAGTATTTACAGTTGTTCGTGATTCctctaataaaaaagaatttatatgttgaatatacattatatattgtatacaattattttattataacgttAAATACCTATGCAAGTGGGCGCAGCGTGATCGTACAATCCGGTAGTTAAGCAGAGCATTTGCCGGAAACCACTGAGTCGGTAACCCTTCTCGCACGTGTAGGTGACGATACTACCAACTAGTAAACTTCGATTGAAATTGTTCTTCAACAACACACTTTCACCCTCATCGATCTCGTCTATTTGGATATAACTATGCGCTACTGTAGCCGGTGGGTCGCAAAGAATTGGCTCACAACGCGGCGGCGGTCCATTCCAGCGTTCGTCGATATCACATGTCAATCTGGCGCGTCCTGCGATTGCAATCAGCTTTATAAATGTTTCTGtttttacagatttatatAAGATGTCCGCCAAGTCTCTTTTGATACTGTACAAAATTAAGGATATCGAGTCGTGATCAACTTGATAATGCTTACCAGTCATTTCGTATCCCTCTTCACAGGAGTAAAGCACTTGGCTGAGGTAATTGACGGTGTTATTGATGAGTGTGTAACCACCATGTTTTATACTCGCAGGATAACCGCACTCGATGCCTAAAACGACCCGAGCGCATTACATTGTGAGTCACGTTCGCAATGATTTCGTCTGTATAAGTATGGTTGTATAACAGTCCTTACTTTTGCACACCGGTGGAAACTCGTTGTAGAAACCGGTGTCGAGGCAAGTACGAGCCGCTGGTCCGATCAAAAGGCTACCTACGTTACAACTGTACTCCACCATCGCCCCGACTTCGTATACACTGCCGGGAGTCTTGGATGACGTGTTAGTCACCGTCATTGTGGAGTTTGGCGGCTGTTCGGGTCTGCCACAAGCTTTTGGTTCtaagaagaagaaaacaatattttattattaatatcgtaatcaataaaaaattatttttaaaaagataacagtaaaatattgaatatatataacaatggattagttaaagaattttataataatacaaacataaaagatataaattttaaaagagaattttaagaaaatttttacacctaacaataagttttctattagaatgttttatttctcgatatatGAATTTCATCATCTTAGATTGTCATATAATATgctattttgaaattaaatgctgcaaaaaaatttttgtacttATGTTGTATGTTATGACTTTGATTAGATATAGACAtcagattttatatatgacattcAAATATCTTTTCTGAAGTGTAGcttaaaagatatacataagACTGCAGACGATATAAGATGATACTTACGATGCTGACAGATGAAATTAAGTCGCGCTGTGCAAGGTGTATCGGACCAAAGCCAGCCTCTGCTGCCGTCGTATCGAGCGCAGTCCTCCTCAGTGCCCTGAGGTAAACTCCAGAACGAGACCGACACTTCTTCGCCGCTTCCGGTCCATCTCCACAACGTTCGATCTTGCTTATCTCTAACTGCGCCCATCCAATATTGACTGGATGTGTCGCTCCTTTTTCGAAacgatcaaataaaattttttattattttaccattctaattttaattatttattttattattttatttaatctattctttttcgaaaaaggatattctttaatatatattatcattaataagcaagaaatgttttatttcttaatttatatgcgTATATTATGACAGTTTTTAAATAGAGTTTATCTATATTagtgtttaaattattaaaataattaagtgttgatttttttcacatatcagtatattttcattaattaagtacttaatgttttattaatatatatttatttgaattagaacttattcatattcatattataaactCTTGTAAATGTATGAATATACTTAAAAAGATTGTTCGATAATCGactatataaacaatatttgaattattctttaaaaaattgcttcaTATCTCGAAAGTTCCGAAACTAAGTTtacgtaaaaatatcttttattatttaaaatagaacgagatgataatgaaatatttctatatcagCTGGTTACATTAATGCTATTGCGAATGTATCtcacattttttgaaaaaatattttagaatatacttTTCAAAAAGACTAatccttttaaataatttgcgtCATATTACCTGTGTCGTCTCCATAGTTCCCACGAGATGAATCCTTGCAAAGCAGGATTGCTCTCGTCCACGAGGGTGGCACCTCGCGCGCGACAGAAAGTCAAAGCCTCTTTGAACATCAGTGGATGAcgattgtaaaatatgtaacatttgCCATTGTAAGTCGCCGTTGATCCTGGTGGCTGGTCCCGGAATTGAGGACATCTTTCGATCGGCAAGGCCTGCattcatttttcattcaatAAATCTCGCCATTGTgtggaagaaaaattattttttcatattcagAATTGTAATTCTATTCTATTATACAACTACTGAATATACCTGATCGGTGTAGACGAATGCCTCGCATAAGGATAGCTGCACTTCGCTGGATGATGCAGTTTCCAGATGCACCGAAACGAAAGCACCGGGCATTGGCGGATTACAAGGCAAGAAAAGCGGCTGCCCTTCCTCTAGAGTTCCAGTGAACCGATTGCAAATGGGATTCGTTCCTAAATCTGGTCGATTATTACCGACTCGAACGATGATAGTGCTGGGAACATCATCCCCTACagagtaaataattttaaaaattgttaaaaataacttgtcatatttttatctcaagcattttacatattataaaaaatagcgtcacaaattatctatatattgtatgGTGAAATACACTGGTTCGcggattattttatgaaaaataaacgtagattattaaatttacgaaCGTTTCACTAAAGAagaatacataaaattgtaGATTAAACGATAACcataattattacaagttttttataaactatccGTGTCCAGATGATTAACGGTAAACACATTCAACACAttcatgatataaaaattgaatctatgtcagtattataataatagcacGCAACTATAATActtattagatttaaattaaataatttttctttagataaagtactttcaaataatttatattacattgtataagagagatttatgtatgtataactatagttttaattttatttcattatatctgTGTCATCATTTCCTGTTTAAgtctctacatatatatatatatatatatatatatatatatatatatatatatatctacatctataatctatatatctataattattaattataataatagctcaaagataatcattaattaataactttctCTGTGTACAAACTTAACATATAAATTGCTATCAACGTTATTTctatacttgtatatattatatatatatatgattttttgtaattttgtaattttatacaattatatatctttttttaatacgatAAGTTTATTAGGTCATATAATCCAGTctcagataaataaaattttactaaaattgcT is part of the Anoplolepis gracilipes chromosome 2, ASM4749672v1, whole genome shotgun sequence genome and harbors:
- the LOC140676028 gene encoding uncharacterized protein isoform X3 — its product is MWTPEGVPFCVLNVAGGKAPMQSSTTEGAIPQRAVDGSSSQIYTPQTCTLTRPERRPWWYVNLLEPYMVQLVRLDFGKPCCGDDVPSTIIVRVGNNRPDLGTNPICNRFTGTLEEGQPLFLPCNPPMPGAFVSVHLETASSSEVQLSLCEAFVYTDQALPIERCPQFRDQPPGSTATYNGKCYIFYNRHPLMFKEALTFCRARGATLVDESNPALQGFISWELWRRHRSDTSSQYWMGAVRDKQDRTLWRWTGSGEEVSVSFWSLPQGTEEDCARYDGSRGWLWSDTPCTARLNFICQHQPKACGRPEQPPNSTMTVTNTSSKTPGSVYEVGAMVEYSCNVGSLLIGPAARTCLDTGFYNEFPPVCKSIECGYPASIKHGGYTLINNTVNYLSQVLYSCEEGYEMTGRARLTCDIDERWNGPPPRCEPILCDPPATVAHSYIQIDEIDEGESVLLKNNFNRSLLVGSIVTYTCEKGYRLSGFRQMLCLTTGLYDHAAPTCIEESRTTVNTPTRATIRPSTPKVRPYLTPRPRTTTSATTVTTTTTFSPTKKVPNVAELPATVRETISKRPSVGLNKPAVPSSVLNDASSDHPQDNEISGSGVDHAQAGIGAGVPEPSGPFRVDDQPSGAHQAKLNLGAVIALGVFGGFVFLAAVITTVVILIRRNRGRSSKHYRHRASPDCNTVASFDSSSSESRGGLNRYYRQAWENLHETAGHKTSHPPLRRKETLDEPGYRENFRGNNNTERDGSELVVSDVAAYPSSKHASISDKKRHHHHHHHHHGNATPDWRQSQSHHRY
- the LOC140676028 gene encoding uncharacterized protein isoform X1; translated protein: MERKTLCFLFIALIAKSANGAGCGYPGAPAHSSVRFTSPDVDDIIDEEDALLKDTTFSVGSIATYFCERGFELLGPARRECQVDGMWTPEGVPFCVLNVAGGKAPMQSSTTEGAIPQRAVDGSSSQIYTPQTCTLTRPERRPWWYVNLLEPYMVQLVRLDFGKPCCGDDVPSTIIVRVGNNRPDLGTNPICNRFTGTLEEGQPLFLPCNPPMPGAFVSVHLETASSSEVQLSLCEAFVYTDQALPIERCPQFRDQPPGSTATYNGKCYIFYNRHPLMFKEALTFCRARGATLVDESNPALQGFISWELWRRHRSDTSSQYWMGAVRDKQDRTLWRWTGSGEEVSVSFWSLPQGTEEDCARYDGSRGWLWSDTPCTARLNFICQHQPKACGRPEQPPNSTMTVTNTSSKTPGSVYEVGAMVEYSCNVGSLLIGPAARTCLDTGFYNEFPPVCKSIECGYPASIKHGGYTLINNTVNYLSQVLYSCEEGYEMTGRARLTCDIDERWNGPPPRCEPILCDPPATVAHSYIQIDEIDEGESVLLKNNFNRSLLVGSIVTYTCEKGYRLSGFRQMLCLTTGLYDHAAPTCIEESRTTVNTPTRATIRPSTPKVRPYLTPRPRTTTSATTVTTTTTFSPTKKVPNVAELPATVRETISKRPSVGLNKPAVPSSVLNDASSDHPQDNEISGSGVDHAQAGIGAGVPEPSGPFRVDDQPSGAHQAKLNLGAVIALGVFGGFVFLAAVITTVVILIRRNRGRSSKHYRHRASPDCNTVASFDSSSSESRGGLNRYYRQAWENLHETAGHKTSHPPLRRKETLDEPGYRENFRGNNNTERDGSELVVSDVAAYPSSKHASISDKKRHHHHHHHHHGNATPDWRQSQSHHRY
- the LOC140676028 gene encoding CUB and sushi domain-containing protein 3 isoform X2; translated protein: MERKTLCFLFIALIAKSANGAGCGYPGAPAHSSVRFTSPDVDDIIDEEDALLKDTTFSVGSIATYFCERGFELLGPARRECQVDGMWTPEGVPFCVLNVAGGKAPMQSSTTEGAIPQRAVDGSSSQIYTPQTCTLTRPERRPWWYVNLLEPYMVQLVRLDFGKPCCGDDVPSTIIVRVGNNRPDLGTNPICNRFTGTLEEGQPLFLPCNPPMPGAFVSVHLETASSSEVQLSLCEAFVYTDQALPIERCPQFRDQPPGSTATYNGKCYIFYNRHPLMFKEALTFCRARGATLVDESNPALQGFISWELWRRHRSDTSSQYWMGAVRDKQDRTLWRWTGSGEEVSVSFWSLPQGTEEDCARYDGSRGWLWSDTPCTARLNFICQHQPKACGRPEQPPNSTMTVTNTSSKTPGSVYEVGAMVEYSCNVGSLLIGPAARTCLDTGFYNEFPPVCKSIECGYPASIKHGGYTLINNTVNYLSQVLYSCEEGYEMTGRARLTCDIDERWNGPPPRCEPILCDPPATVAHSYIQIDEIDEGESVLLKNNFNRSLLVGSIVTYTCEKGYRLSGFRQMLCLTTGLYDHAAPTCIEESRTTVNTPTRATIRPSTPKVRPYLTPRPRTTTSATTVTTTTTFSPTKKVPNVAELPATVRETISKRPSVGLNKPAVPSSVLNDASSDHPQDNEISGSGVDHAQAGIGAGVPEPSGPFRVDDQPSGAHQAKLNLGAVIALGVFGGFVFLAAVITTVVILIRSGNGSVRGRRRRGLGGVGALRGGGSGGLGRGDTGMPSRWYTLLALPFPDQHLGRRDLTARRGSDHPYSFSLSAAHRAGYFSNPSL